One part of the Lotus japonicus ecotype B-129 chromosome 2, LjGifu_v1.2 genome encodes these proteins:
- the LOC130741073 gene encoding adenine phosphoribosyltransferase 3-like, whose protein sequence is MSACTDEDPRLHGIRTKIRVVPNFPKSGIMFQDITTLLLDPKAFKDTIDLFVERYKGKNISVVAGIEARGFIFGPPIALAIGAKFVPLRKPKKLPGKVISQEYILEYGRDCLEMHVGAVESGERALVVDDLIATGGTLCAAMDLLERVGAEVVECACVIELPELKGRERLNGKPLYVLVEYLDD, encoded by the exons ATGTCGGCTTGCACAGACGAAGACCCTCGTCTCCATGGCATCCGAACTAAGATTCGCGTCGTCCCCAATTTCCCCAAATCGG GTATCATGTTCCAAGACATCACTACTCTTTTGCTCGACCCCAAAGCTTTTAAGGACACCATCGATTTGTTCGTTGAGCGATACAAGGGCAAAAACATTTCTGTTGTTGCAG GAATTGAAGCTCGGGGTTTTATTTTTGGTCCTCCCATTGCACTGGCAATAGGAGCAAAGTTTGTACCATTGAGAAAACCAAAGAAGTTGCCTG GGAAAGTTATTTCTCAAGAATACATTTTGGAATATGGAAGGGACTGTCTTGAGATGCATGTTGGAGCTGTTGAATCTGGTGAGCGTGCTTTAGTGGTTGATGATTTGATTGCAACTGGTGGAACGCTCTGTGCAGCTATGGACTTGCTAG AACGTGTGGGAGCAGAGGTAGTGGAGTGTGCATGTGTAATTGAACTACCAGAATTGAAG GGTCGTGAACGTTTGAACGGGAAGCCCTTGTATGTGTTGGTGGAATATTTGGATGATTGA
- the LOC130741074 gene encoding 60S acidic ribosomal protein P2-2-like, whose translation MKVIAAYMLAVLGGNNSPSAAEIKKIIGSVGGDADDDRIASFLSELKGKDLAEVIAAGKEKLASVPAGGGGIVVAAAPGGGGGAAAPAAAEAKKEEKVEEKEESDDDMGFSLFD comes from the coding sequence ATGAAGGTGATCGCTGCTTACATGCTCGCCGTGCTCGGAGGCAACAACAGCCCCTCCGCCGCCGAAATCAAGAAAATCATCGGCTCCGTTGGAGGTGATGCTGATGATGATAGGATTGCATCATTTTTGTCTGAACTCAAGGGTAAAGATTTAGCTGAGGTTATTGCAGCTGGAAAGGAAAAGTTGGCATCTGTGCCTGCTGGTGGCGGTGGTATTGTGGTTGCTGCCGCtcccggtggtggtggtggtgctgctgCCCCAGCAGCTGCTGAGGcaaagaaagaggaaaaggtggaggagaaagaggaatctgatgatgatatGGGTTTCAGTCTCTTTGATTAA